A DNA window from Streptomyces sp. 71268 contains the following coding sequences:
- a CDS encoding D-isomer specific 2-hydroxyacid dehydrogenase family protein, giving the protein MTNSEPVHIAIFGCGPDEAALFRELAPRFGVATTITEAPVTEANSELAKGGRCVSVGHKAPVSRATLRALGQAGVAYISTRSIGYNHIDVEYAAGLGISVGNVSYSPDSVADYTLMLMLMAVRDAKSVIRRTDAHDYRASETRGRELRDLTVGVIGTGRIGAAVVDRLRGFGCRVLAHDNHPRTDARYVPLDELLERSDVVSLHTPLTAQTHHLLNPRRMARMKRGALIVNTGRGSLIDTEALLEALENGELGGAALDVLEGEEGVFYADCRDKPIASKALVRLQELPNALISPHIAYYTDHALRDTVENSLTNCLQFESENRHG; this is encoded by the coding sequence ATGACCAACAGCGAACCGGTCCACATCGCGATTTTCGGATGCGGCCCAGACGAGGCCGCTCTGTTCCGAGAACTGGCCCCTCGTTTCGGTGTGGCGACGACCATAACCGAAGCGCCGGTGACCGAGGCCAACAGCGAACTGGCGAAAGGCGGCCGCTGCGTCAGCGTCGGCCACAAGGCACCCGTGTCCCGGGCCACGTTGCGGGCGCTCGGCCAGGCCGGCGTGGCGTACATCTCCACGCGGAGTATCGGCTACAACCACATCGACGTGGAATACGCGGCCGGCCTCGGCATCTCGGTCGGAAACGTCAGCTATTCGCCGGACAGCGTGGCCGACTACACGCTGATGCTGATGTTGATGGCGGTACGGGACGCGAAATCCGTTATCCGTCGGACGGACGCGCACGATTACCGGGCGAGCGAAACGCGCGGGCGCGAGCTGCGCGACCTCACCGTCGGAGTGATCGGAACGGGCCGCATCGGCGCGGCGGTCGTGGACCGGTTGCGGGGTTTCGGCTGCCGAGTCCTGGCCCACGACAACCACCCGCGGACCGACGCCCGTTACGTACCGCTCGACGAACTGCTGGAGCGGAGCGACGTGGTCTCGCTGCACACACCGCTCACCGCGCAGACGCACCATCTGCTGAACCCGCGGCGCATGGCGCGGATGAAACGCGGCGCGCTGATCGTCAACACGGGACGCGGTTCCCTCATCGATACCGAAGCCCTACTGGAAGCTCTGGAGAACGGCGAGTTGGGCGGCGCGGCGCTGGACGTCCTCGAAGGGGAGGAGGGCGTTTTCTACGCCGACTGCCGAGACAAGCCCATCGCGAGCAAGGCACTGGTGCGCCTGCAGGAGCTGCCGAACGCGCTCATCAGCCCGCACATCGCGTACTACACCGACCACGCGTTGCGCGACACCGTCGAGAACTCCCTCACCAACTGTCTGCAATTCGAAAGCGAGAACCGGCATGGCTAG